From the Streptomonospora nanhaiensis genome, the window AGGTCCTCGGCGACCCGGTGGGCGAACACCACGCTCTCCAGCAGCGAGTTGGAGGCCAGGCGGTTGGCCCCGTGCACGCCGGTGCGCGCGACCTCGCCCACGGCGTAGAGGCCGGCCACCGTGGTGCGCCCGCGCAGGTCGGTGCGCAGCCCGCCCGAGGCGTAGTGGGCGGCCGGGGCGACCGGGATCGGCTCGGTCACCGGGTCGATGCCGTGCTTGCGGCACGCGGCCAGGATGGTGGGGAAGCGCTCCTCCCACATGGCGGCGCCGAAGTGCCGGGCGTCCAGCAGCACGTGGTCGGCGCCGGTGGCGGCCATGGCGGCGGCGATGCCCTGGGCCACCACGTCGCGCGGCGCGAGGTCGGCCAGCTCGTGGCGGTCGGCCATGAACCGGCGGCCCTCGGTGTCGAGGAGGAACGCGCCCTCGCCGCGCACCGCCTCGGAGATCAGCGGCTGCTGGCCGCGGGCCTGCGCACCCAGCCACAGCACGGTGGGGTGGAACTGGACGAACTCCAGGTCCTCGGCCTCGGCGCCGGCGCGCAGGCCCGCGGCCAGGCCGTCGCCGGTGGAGACCTCGGGGTTGGTGGTGGCGGCGAACACCTGGCCGATGCCGCCGGTGGCCAGGACCACGGCGCGCGCGGCGACCCGGCCCACGCCGTCGCGCTCGCCCTCACCCATCACGTGCACGGTGACCCCGGCGGCGGCGCTCGGCCCCTCGGCGCCGGAGGCGGGGGCCACCGGCAGCAGGTCGGGGACGAAGGCGTGCTCGATGACCTCGATGCGCGGCTCGGCGGCGACGGCGGAGATCAGCGCTCGCTCGATCTCGGCGCCGGTGGCGTCGCCGCCGGCGTGGGCGATGCGGCGGGCCCGGTGGCCGCCCTCGCGGGTCAGCTCCAGGCTGCCGTCGGCGGCGCGGTCGAAGGCCGTGCCGCGCTCGACCAGCCAGCGCAGCGCCTCGGGCCCGGCGGTGACCAGGGTGCGCACCGCGGCGACGTCGCACAGCTCGCGCCCGGCCACGATGGTGTCGACCATGTGGGCCAGCGGGGCGTCGGAGGGGTCGACGACCGCGGCGATCCCGCCCTGGGCCCAGCGGGTGGAGCCGGTGGAGAGCAGGTCCTTGGTGACGAGCACCACCCGGCCGCGGGGCGCGAGTTCGGTGTAGCGCAGCGCGGTGCTCAGCCCGGCGATTCCGGAGCCGACGACCACGACGTCGGTCTCGACGGTCCAGCCCGGCGCGGGCGCGGCGAGCCTGCGCGGCAGGGCGAAGGGGTTGTCCGGCACCGCGGTCCTCCTTGTTCCGCCGCCGCCCTCGCCGAGGTCACAGGGTGAGCGGCACGTTGTCGATCAGCCGGGTCCTGCCCACCCACGCCGCCACGAGCAGCACGGCGTCGCCCCGGTGGTCGGCGGCCACCTCGGTGAAGGTGCCGGCGTCGACCAGGGCCAGGTAGTCCACCGACACCGGCGGAGTGGCCTGAGCTGCCTCGTCGAGGACCGCCCGGGCCGCACTGAGGATACCCACCGGCCCGGTGACCGAGGCGTCCGCCCCGGCCAGCAGGGCGCGCGACAGCGCCAGCGCGCTGCGCCGCTCCTCGGGGCTGAGGTAGGCGTTGCGGCTGGAGGAGGCGAGGTTGTCGGGGTCGCGCATGGTGGGCGCCGCCACGACGGTGACGGGCATGTTGAGGTCGCGCACCATGCGGCGGACCAGGGCGAGCTGCTGGGCGTCCTTCTGGCCGAACACCGCGATGTCGGGGCGCACCAGGTTGAACAGCTTGTTGACGACCGTGAGGACCCCGCCGAAGAAGCCGGGGCG encodes:
- the panC gene encoding pantoate--beta-alanine ligase; amino-acid sequence: MSHPIPAPALARTPEELGRLRSRLGRVALVPTMGALHNGHRSLIAAAREHADAVVVSVFVNPLQFGPGEDYERYPRDLDADLAVCAEEGVALVFAPSVEDMYPGEQIVRVDPGPMGAVLEGASRPGFFGGVLTVVNKLFNLVRPDIAVFGQKDAQQLALVRRMVRDLNMPVTVVAAPTMRDPDNLASSSRNAYLSPEERRSALALSRALLAGADASVTGPVGILSAARAVLDEAAQATPPVSVDYLALVDAGTFTEVAADHRGDAVLLVAAWVGRTRLIDNVPLTL